From the genome of Pelobates fuscus isolate aPelFus1 chromosome 6, aPelFus1.pri, whole genome shotgun sequence, one region includes:
- the LOC134615279 gene encoding probable N-acetyltransferase camello, producing MANYKIRKYDNSDYDTVRDLFSSGMSEYVPSVCVHVLKQPWVIFVLTCMFLSLMMTSKSLILPLLAVTLLLALGRQVLGYCWKMYIDHCLKEDLQDIQKTYMESKGSNFWVVEADESIVGTVAAKPSDEKHDELILKRMSVRKDYRGIGIAKALSREVIGFARSNGYKSVILNTLMVQSEAKKMYENVGFKRYIEYVLPTIYGRLVNFKISKYRYDILPVT from the coding sequence ATGGCCAATTATAAAATCCGGAAGTATGATAATTCCGACTATGATACCGTACGGGACCTATTTTCTTCTGGCATGAGTGAATATGTCCCTAGCGTTTGTGTTCATGTTTTGAAGCAACCTTGGGTAATTTTTGTGCTGACATGCATGTTCCTCTCTTTAATGATGACCTCGAAGTCCCTTATCTTGCCTCTTCTTGCTGTCACACTCCTGTTGGCTCTTGGACGTCAAGTATTGGGCTACTGCTGGAAAATGTATATAGACCACTGTTTAAAAGAAGATCTTCAGGATATTCAGAAAACCTACATGGAGAGCAAAGGATCAAACTTTTGGGTGGTGGAAGCAGATGAAAGCATTGTTGGCACAGTGGCCGCTAAACCCTCAGATGAGAAGCATGATGAGCTAATCCTTAAGCGAATGTCTGTGAGGAAGGACTACAGAGGAATTGGCATAGCCAAAGCCTTGTCTCGAGAAGTTATTGGCTTTGCACGGTCAAATGGGTATAAGTCTGTTATTCTGAACACCCTGATGGTGCAATCTGAAGCAAAGAAAATGTATGAGAACGTGGGGTTTAAGAGATATATTGAATATGTTCTGCCTACCATCTATGGGAGGCTCGTAAACTTCAAAATCTCAAAGTATCGTTATGATATTCTACCTGTGACCTGA